Proteins encoded in a region of the Candidatus Cloacimonadota bacterium genome:
- the ndk gene encoding nucleoside-diphosphate kinase: MKQDTLLLIKPNATKKHVIGGILKMIEDNGFDIKKLKMFRMNNELADKFYAEHIGKSFFETLKSFMLSGDIVGAVLTREDAIAKLRELVGNTNPEKAALGTIRFLFADSFTENAVHASDSPESAKREIGLIFPA, translated from the coding sequence ATGAAACAAGATACTCTATTACTTATTAAACCAAATGCAACGAAGAAACATGTAATTGGTGGAATTTTAAAGATGATCGAAGATAACGGATTCGATATCAAGAAACTCAAGATGTTCCGAATGAATAATGAATTAGCAGATAAATTTTATGCAGAACATATTGGGAAAAGTTTCTTTGAGACACTTAAATCATTCATGCTTTCCGGCGATATTGTCGGCGCTGTACTTACTCGTGAAGATGCAATAGCAAAACTAAGAGAATTAGTTGGAAATACAAATCCTGAAAAAGCAGCACTTGGAACAATTCGCTTTCTTTTTGCTGATTCCTTTACTGAAAATGCTGTTCACGCTTCAGATTCACCTGAAAGTGCTAAAAGGGAGATTGGATTGATATTCCCTGCCTAG